From Actinopolyspora lacussalsi, a single genomic window includes:
- a CDS encoding putative endonuclease (product_source=KO:K07460; cog=COG0792; ko=KO:K07460; pfam=PF02021; superfamily=52980; tigrfam=TIGR00252) yields MTPKPIIGAVSDDDTHGRRHALGRAGERLAAEYLRQRGLVVLSRNWSCPQGELDIVCTDGRRVIVCEVKTRSGIDYGSPVEAVSPHKVRKLREVAAAWLRAHDVRNCPVRFDVLSVLWPPDSPVRIEHHEEVC; encoded by the coding sequence ATGACACCGAAACCCATCATCGGAGCAGTCTCGGACGACGACACGCACGGCAGAAGACACGCTCTGGGGAGAGCGGGCGAGCGGCTGGCGGCGGAGTATCTCCGGCAACGGGGCCTGGTGGTGCTCTCCCGTAACTGGAGCTGCCCGCAGGGGGAGCTCGACATCGTCTGTACCGACGGGCGCCGCGTGATCGTCTGTGAGGTCAAGACGCGATCCGGGATCGATTACGGTTCCCCGGTCGAGGCGGTGAGCCCGCACAAGGTACGCAAACTGCGAGAGGTCGCCGCCGCCTGGCTCCGGGCCCACGACGTCCGCAACTGTCCGGTTCGGTTCGACGTGCTGTCCGTGCTGTGGCCACCCGACTCGCCGGTGCGCATCGAGCACCACGAGGAGGTGTGCTGA
- a CDS encoding RNA polymerase sigma factor for flagellar operon FliA (product_source=KO:K02405; cath_funfam=1.10.10.10,1.10.1740.10; cog=COG1191; ko=KO:K02405; pfam=PF04539,PF04542,PF04545; superfamily=88659,88946; tigrfam=TIGR02479): protein MSEPTPVPDDAGGAARAATARSGMRPADEAEETEQHPRHGNGHRGDGVSRFDSMLRKAWWPQGGTATAGHAEDREGEDVEAGIVALWQAFGRSREQRLRDRLVLHYAPLVKYVAGRIGTGLPAHVEVSDLIQSGVFGLVDAIEKFEPERGLKFETYAMQRIRGAILDDLRAQDWVPRSVRSRARDVERALERLEAKMQRTATDSELAEELSLSVEELRELFAQLQMTSVVALDDLIGVGRGTASLAETLPDDRAEDPVNTLVDRDSRRQLAEAVERLSERDRIVVTLYYFENLTLAEIGKVLGVTESRVCQLHTRAVLRLRGKLTEPGN, encoded by the coding sequence ATGAGCGAACCCACCCCCGTTCCTGACGATGCCGGGGGCGCGGCCCGAGCGGCCACCGCGCGATCAGGCATGCGGCCCGCCGACGAGGCGGAGGAGACGGAGCAGCACCCCCGGCACGGCAACGGACACCGCGGCGACGGTGTCTCCCGATTCGACTCGATGCTTCGGAAGGCGTGGTGGCCGCAGGGCGGTACCGCCACCGCGGGCCACGCCGAGGATCGTGAGGGCGAAGACGTGGAGGCCGGAATAGTCGCACTGTGGCAGGCATTCGGCCGGAGCCGAGAACAGCGGCTTCGTGACCGGTTGGTGCTGCACTACGCGCCGCTGGTCAAGTACGTGGCCGGCCGTATCGGCACCGGACTGCCCGCCCACGTGGAGGTCTCCGATCTGATCCAGTCCGGCGTGTTCGGACTCGTCGACGCGATCGAGAAGTTCGAACCCGAGCGAGGACTGAAGTTCGAGACCTATGCCATGCAGCGCATTCGCGGGGCCATCCTCGACGATCTGCGAGCGCAGGACTGGGTTCCGCGTTCGGTGCGCAGCCGTGCCCGGGACGTCGAGCGCGCGTTGGAGCGGCTGGAGGCCAAGATGCAACGCACTGCCACCGACTCGGAACTGGCCGAGGAACTCTCGCTGTCCGTCGAGGAGCTGCGTGAGTTGTTCGCGCAGCTGCAGATGACCAGTGTGGTGGCGCTCGACGATCTCATCGGAGTAGGACGAGGCACCGCTTCGCTGGCCGAAACGCTGCCGGACGACCGTGCCGAGGATCCGGTCAACACCTTGGTCGACCGCGACAGCAGACGTCAGCTGGCAGAGGCGGTGGAGCGGCTGAGCGAACGGGACCGCATCGTGGTGACGCTGTACTACTTCGAGAATCTCACCCTCGCCGAGATCGGAAAGGTGCTCGGGGTCACCGAGTCCAGAGTGTGTCAGCTGCACACCAGGGCTGTGTTGCGCCTACGGGGGAAACTGACCGAGCCGGGAAACTGA
- a CDS encoding ribonuclease HII (product_source=KO:K03470; cath_funfam=3.30.420.10; cog=COG0164; ko=KO:K03470; pfam=PF01351; superfamily=53098) — MRNKSAELGLPRTIVRRDSGSWALQNALERRGLGPVAGVDEAGRGACAGPLVVAACVLRAGSGRRFDGLTDSKLLTARARDHWFEVVRASAVGYCVVSVEPAEVDAMGVHVANLEGMRRAVAGLGVHPGYVLTDGFRVEGLAAPSVAVRKGDRVAGCVAAASVLAKVSRDRKMNELHVSCPEYGFDVHKGYSTARHTSALRLHGPTTEHRWSYSNVVEAAVTHGMRSPRGNSSESGSFDAFDQAVMDNGSAAIGHPWTDQ, encoded by the coding sequence TTGCGGAACAAATCCGCTGAGCTGGGGTTGCCGCGCACCATCGTGCGCAGGGACTCCGGTAGCTGGGCACTGCAGAACGCACTGGAACGTCGGGGGCTCGGCCCCGTGGCCGGTGTCGATGAGGCGGGGCGCGGCGCTTGCGCCGGTCCGTTGGTGGTCGCCGCCTGCGTCCTGCGCGCGGGCTCGGGGCGTCGGTTCGACGGTTTGACCGACTCCAAGCTGCTCACCGCACGTGCTCGTGATCACTGGTTCGAGGTCGTCCGTGCATCGGCGGTGGGATACTGCGTGGTTTCGGTCGAACCAGCCGAGGTCGACGCGATGGGGGTGCACGTCGCCAACCTGGAAGGAATGCGCCGTGCGGTCGCCGGTCTCGGGGTTCATCCCGGTTACGTGCTCACCGACGGTTTCCGGGTGGAGGGGTTGGCCGCTCCCAGCGTGGCAGTGCGCAAGGGGGACCGGGTGGCCGGTTGCGTGGCGGCGGCTTCCGTGCTCGCGAAGGTCAGCCGGGACCGGAAGATGAACGAGTTGCACGTCTCGTGCCCGGAATACGGTTTCGACGTGCACAAAGGGTATTCGACAGCGCGACACACCTCCGCTCTCCGGTTACACGGTCCCACCACGGAGCATCGTTGGAGTTACTCGAACGTGGTGGAGGCCGCGGTCACTCACGGTATGCGTTCGCCACGAGGCAACAGTAGTGAATCCGGATCGTTCGATGCTTTTGATCAAGCTGTGATGGACAATGGGAGTGCCGCCATTGGGCATCCGTGGACCGATCAGTGA
- a CDS encoding large subunit ribosomal protein L19 (product_source=KO:K02884; cog=COG0335; ko=KO:K02884; pfam=PF01245; superfamily=50104; tigrfam=TIGR01024), translating to MNKLDALDAQSMRSDIPDFRPGDTLKVHVRVIEGSRERVQVFQGVVIRRQGGGIRETFTVRKVSFGVGVERTFPVHSPNIAKIEVATRGDVRRAKLYYLRNRVGKAARVKEKKLAKSSS from the coding sequence ATGAACAAGCTGGACGCGCTGGACGCCCAGTCGATGCGTTCCGACATCCCAGACTTCCGGCCCGGCGACACGCTGAAGGTCCACGTCCGCGTCATCGAGGGTTCGCGCGAGCGTGTCCAGGTCTTCCAGGGTGTGGTCATCCGCCGGCAGGGCGGTGGCATCCGGGAGACCTTCACCGTTCGCAAGGTCTCCTTCGGTGTCGGCGTGGAGCGGACCTTCCCGGTGCACAGCCCCAACATCGCCAAGATCGAGGTCGCCACACGTGGCGACGTTCGGCGGGCGAAGCTGTACTACCTGCGTAACCGGGTCGGCAAGGCTGCGCGAGTCAAGGAGAAGAAGCTGGCCAAGTCCTCCTCCTGA
- a CDS encoding small subunit ribosomal protein S2 (product_source=KO:K02967; cath_funfam=3.40.50.10490; cog=COG0052; ko=KO:K02967; pfam=PF00318; superfamily=52313; tigrfam=TIGR01011) translates to MAVVTMKQLLDSGVHFGHQTRRWNPKMKRYIFTERNGIYIIDLQKTLSYIDGAYDFVKQTVAHGGTILFVGTKKQAQEAIAEQAQRVNMPFVNQRWLGGMLTNFQTVHRRLQRLKELETMEQTGGFEGRTKKEILMLTREKEKLERTLGGIRDMSKVPSAIWIVDTKKEHIAVGEARKLGIPIVAILDTNCDPDEVDYPIPGNDDAIRSAAMLTRVVADGVAEGLMARSGRGESAETGENQQAASEEPLAEWEKELLTGSGESEAAANSEAGQQPAQS, encoded by the coding sequence ATGGCCGTCGTCACCATGAAGCAGTTGCTCGACAGCGGTGTGCATTTCGGGCACCAGACCCGCCGCTGGAACCCGAAGATGAAGCGCTACATCTTCACCGAGCGCAACGGCATCTACATCATCGATCTGCAGAAGACCCTGTCCTACATCGACGGGGCTTACGACTTCGTCAAGCAGACCGTCGCCCACGGCGGCACCATTCTGTTCGTCGGGACGAAGAAGCAGGCGCAGGAAGCCATCGCCGAGCAGGCGCAGCGCGTCAACATGCCGTTCGTCAACCAGCGCTGGTTGGGCGGCATGCTCACCAACTTCCAGACCGTGCACCGTCGGCTGCAGCGTCTCAAGGAACTGGAGACGATGGAGCAGACCGGTGGTTTCGAGGGGCGCACCAAGAAGGAGATCTTGATGCTGACCCGCGAGAAGGAGAAACTGGAGCGCACGCTCGGCGGTATCCGTGACATGTCCAAGGTCCCGAGCGCGATCTGGATCGTGGACACCAAGAAGGAGCACATCGCGGTCGGTGAGGCCCGCAAGCTGGGGATCCCGATCGTCGCCATCCTCGACACGAACTGTGATCCGGACGAGGTGGACTACCCCATCCCCGGCAACGACGACGCGATCCGCTCGGCGGCCATGCTGACCCGCGTGGTCGCGGACGGTGTCGCGGAGGGCCTGATGGCCCGGAGCGGCCGCGGCGAGAGCGCCGAGACCGGCGAGAACCAGCAGGCAGCTTCCGAGGAGCCGCTCGCGGAGTGGGAGAAGGAACTGCTCACCGGTTCCGGTGAGTCCGAGGCCGCCGCGAACTCCGAGGCAGGCCAGCAGCCGGCGCAGTCCTGA
- a CDS encoding signal peptidase I (product_source=KO:K03100; cath_funfam=2.10.109.10; cog=COG0681; ko=KO:K03100; pfam=PF10502; superfamily=51306; tigrfam=TIGR02227; transmembrane_helix_parts=Inside_1_49,TMhelix_50_72,Outside_73_316) gives MADVMRSQGPDEDPAEGSSDEQAAAEQADETRSSARNASKRSGKSKKGSFWWELFVLISTALVLTVLLQLFVARVFLIPSRSMEQTLHGCDGCSNDRILVDKITYRFSDPQPGDVVVFSGPKSWMADEGGVSEPTNPVVGFFQRVGSLLHLVEPVEKDFVKRVIATGGQTVECCDEQNRVLVEGEPLDEPYIYWAPGSPQEQEEFGPVTVPEDHLWVMGDNRNNSLDSRYQGGGGRAGAVPVDNVVGKAQVILLPPGRWQGIEESNPQAVALGPDEDSWSGSPGWEGLRYLVVVPAVWSTRRGSLVAARSRTWERH, from the coding sequence GTGGCCGACGTCATGCGTTCCCAAGGACCCGACGAGGACCCTGCGGAGGGCTCCTCGGACGAGCAGGCAGCCGCCGAACAGGCGGACGAGACGCGCTCCTCGGCGCGAAACGCCTCGAAGCGGTCCGGAAAGTCCAAGAAGGGCTCCTTCTGGTGGGAACTGTTCGTCCTGATAAGCACCGCGCTGGTGCTGACCGTGCTGCTGCAGCTGTTCGTCGCGCGGGTGTTCCTGATCCCTTCACGCTCGATGGAGCAGACGCTGCACGGCTGTGACGGATGCAGCAACGACCGGATCCTCGTCGACAAGATCACCTACCGGTTCAGCGATCCCCAGCCGGGCGACGTGGTCGTGTTCAGCGGACCGAAGAGCTGGATGGCCGACGAGGGTGGTGTATCCGAACCCACCAATCCGGTGGTCGGTTTCTTCCAACGCGTCGGTTCGCTGCTCCACCTGGTCGAGCCCGTCGAGAAGGACTTCGTCAAGCGCGTGATCGCCACCGGCGGGCAGACCGTGGAGTGCTGTGACGAGCAGAACCGGGTTCTGGTGGAGGGCGAGCCGCTCGACGAGCCCTACATCTACTGGGCTCCCGGATCCCCGCAGGAGCAGGAGGAGTTCGGTCCGGTGACCGTGCCGGAGGATCACCTCTGGGTCATGGGGGACAACCGGAACAACTCGCTGGACTCCAGGTACCAGGGGGGCGGTGGTCGCGCCGGTGCCGTTCCGGTCGACAACGTGGTCGGTAAGGCGCAGGTGATTCTGCTGCCGCCCGGACGGTGGCAAGGTATCGAGGAATCGAACCCGCAGGCCGTGGCGCTCGGTCCTGACGAGGATTCGTGGTCCGGATCCCCCGGCTGGGAAGGACTGCGGTACCTGGTGGTCGTACCGGCCGTGTGGTCGACTCGCCGCGGTTCGCTGGTTGCAGCACGCTCGCGTACGTGGGAGCGACACTGA
- a CDS encoding DNA processing protein (product_source=KO:K04096; cath_funfam=1.10.10.10; cog=COG0758; ko=KO:K04096; pfam=PF02481; smart=SM00419; superfamily=102405,46785; tigrfam=TIGR00732): MSVSAGAVSHERLCAWAYLSAVVEPPAPASYGFVAVHGAEIAADRIRSGNVPGAVVNETAARREHVCGAELLERAHRSGIRLVTPEHGEWPGSRSAFLEGATEVGLSGLAPPMALWCRGNVSPEAVSRSAVAVVGARAATGYGESCAAELGYELARSGTTVVSGAAYGIDGAAHRGALAAGGATAAILACGPELDYPAGHARLIARIAENGLVCSEYPPGTPPRKHRFLVRNRLIAAVTDGTVVVEAGLRSGAGNTATTTDTLGLPVMAVPGPVTSANSSGCHELIRSGKAVLVTGAPDVLELVSDIGTARAPEREPTPRPTDELDEVSKRVHDSLSPTRRRTVEQLAHETGITRKSVVTCLSALEISGFVRCDDRGWTRCDQ, translated from the coding sequence ATGAGCGTCTCCGCCGGAGCAGTGAGCCACGAGCGATTGTGTGCCTGGGCGTATCTCTCCGCCGTCGTCGAACCACCGGCACCGGCGTCCTACGGTTTCGTCGCGGTGCACGGTGCCGAGATCGCCGCCGACCGGATTCGGTCGGGCAACGTTCCCGGCGCGGTGGTCAACGAGACCGCTGCTCGTCGTGAGCACGTGTGCGGTGCCGAACTACTGGAACGTGCCCACCGGTCCGGAATTCGGCTGGTCACTCCCGAACACGGGGAATGGCCCGGTTCCCGGAGCGCCTTTCTGGAGGGAGCTACCGAGGTCGGATTGTCCGGGTTGGCCCCTCCGATGGCACTCTGGTGCCGTGGGAACGTCTCACCGGAAGCCGTGTCGCGCAGTGCGGTCGCGGTGGTCGGCGCCCGTGCCGCGACCGGTTACGGCGAGTCCTGCGCGGCGGAACTGGGGTACGAACTGGCCCGTTCCGGAACGACGGTGGTCTCGGGAGCCGCCTACGGAATCGACGGTGCCGCACACCGCGGTGCACTCGCCGCCGGTGGAGCCACCGCGGCGATTCTGGCCTGTGGCCCGGAACTCGACTATCCGGCGGGACACGCCAGGCTCATCGCACGTATCGCCGAGAACGGACTGGTGTGCAGCGAGTACCCACCCGGCACACCACCGAGGAAACACCGGTTCCTGGTCCGCAACCGCCTGATCGCCGCCGTGACCGACGGGACCGTGGTGGTGGAGGCGGGGCTCCGGAGCGGGGCGGGCAACACCGCGACCACCACCGACACCCTGGGACTGCCGGTGATGGCCGTGCCCGGACCGGTCACCTCGGCCAATTCGTCCGGTTGCCACGAGTTGATCCGTTCCGGAAAGGCCGTACTGGTGACCGGAGCCCCGGACGTTCTGGAGCTCGTTTCGGATATCGGTACCGCCCGGGCGCCGGAACGTGAACCCACCCCGCGTCCCACGGACGAACTCGACGAGGTTTCCAAACGTGTCCACGATTCACTCTCGCCGACCCGGCGTCGTACCGTCGAACAACTGGCACACGAGACGGGGATAACGCGAAAGTCGGTGGTCACCTGCCTGAGTGCGTTGGAGATTTCCGGATTCGTCCGGTGTGACGATCGAGGATGGACACGTTGCGACCAGTGA
- a CDS encoding hypothetical protein (product_source=Hypo-rule applied; pfam=PF10611; superfamily=55957) — translation MSAEDLEKYETEMELQLYKEYRDIVGQFTYVVETERRFYLANGVDVQVRNSDTEVYFEVVMSDAWVWDMYRPARFVKNVRVITFKDVNVEELDKPELRLPESGTPFG, via the coding sequence ATGAGCGCCGAGGATCTCGAGAAGTACGAGACCGAGATGGAGCTGCAACTCTACAAGGAGTACCGCGACATCGTCGGTCAGTTCACCTACGTGGTGGAGACCGAACGGCGTTTCTACCTGGCCAACGGGGTGGACGTTCAGGTGCGCAACTCGGATACCGAGGTGTATTTCGAGGTGGTCATGTCGGATGCCTGGGTTTGGGACATGTACCGCCCCGCCCGGTTCGTCAAGAACGTTCGAGTGATCACGTTCAAGGACGTCAACGTCGAGGAACTCGACAAACCGGAACTCCGGCTGCCGGAGAGCGGGACGCCGTTCGGCTGA
- a CDS encoding murein DD-endopeptidase MepM/ murein hydrolase activator NlpD (product_source=COG0739; cath_funfam=2.70.70.10; cleavage_site_network=SignalP-noTM; cog=COG0739; pfam=PF01551; superfamily=51261), with the protein MRGWAVALVLALGTGTVTASSGPDVPAAPTGEPAGTSTTGFRLREPLRGSVEVVRGFRKPPNRYGPGHRGVDLRASTGEAVLAAAAGTVEHAGFVVDRHVIAIGHGNGLSTTYEPVLPEVTAGQPVERGEIIGSVTRDHPECAAKKPHTCLHWGLRDHDTYLDPLLRLVTGDVRLLPWRGPERVHRSSSVSRLGQFPP; encoded by the coding sequence ATGCGTGGTTGGGCAGTAGCACTGGTGCTGGCTCTGGGAACCGGAACCGTCACCGCGTCGAGCGGCCCCGACGTTCCCGCGGCTCCCACCGGGGAACCCGCCGGCACGAGCACAACCGGTTTCCGGCTGCGTGAGCCGTTGCGCGGGTCGGTGGAAGTGGTTCGGGGGTTCCGAAAACCCCCGAACCGCTACGGTCCGGGCCATCGGGGAGTGGACCTACGGGCGTCTACCGGCGAAGCGGTTCTCGCCGCGGCGGCCGGAACGGTCGAACACGCCGGGTTCGTGGTGGACAGGCATGTGATCGCCATCGGCCACGGCAACGGCCTGAGCACCACCTACGAACCCGTGCTTCCCGAAGTCACCGCCGGGCAGCCGGTCGAGCGAGGCGAGATCATCGGCAGCGTAACCCGAGATCACCCCGAATGCGCCGCGAAGAAGCCGCACACGTGCCTGCACTGGGGGCTCCGCGACCACGACACCTATCTCGACCCGCTACTCCGACTCGTCACGGGCGATGTCCGACTACTGCCGTGGCGCGGCCCCGAGCGGGTACACCGCTCCAGCTCAGTTTCCCGGCTCGGTCAGTTTCCCCCGTAG
- a CDS encoding integrase/recombinase XerC (product_source=KO:K03733; cath_funfam=1.10.150.130,1.10.443.10; cog=COG4974; ko=KO:K03733; pfam=PF00589,PF02899; superfamily=47823,56349), with the protein MNQKRSQQSTRPDLLATRRGLPTELATAVDRFERYLAWERGLSRHTVRAYVTDVVSLLEHFGAEYAGEAPGLHELGIDSLRSWLSAEHERGTSRTTLARRAAAVRAFTAWAHRRELLADDPGPRLSVPGGPRGLPSVLREDQADSALRAAAAGAEQEDPVALRDHAVLELLYATGVRVSELCGLDLEHIDHERSMLRVIGKADRQRAVPFGVPAARALARWLEIGRPELSGSASGNALLLGVRGARLNPRSVRRIVHDAVSTVRDAGRLSPHGLRHSAATHLLEGGADLRSVQELLGHATLSTTQLYTHVTVERLKAIHERTHPRS; encoded by the coding sequence ATGAATCAGAAACGTTCCCAGCAGTCGACCAGACCGGACCTGCTCGCGACCCGTCGAGGTCTTCCCACCGAACTGGCTACGGCAGTCGATCGTTTCGAGCGGTACCTGGCGTGGGAGAGAGGGCTGTCCCGCCATACCGTGCGTGCCTACGTCACCGATGTCGTGTCGTTACTGGAACACTTCGGTGCGGAGTACGCGGGGGAGGCGCCGGGGCTTCACGAACTCGGTATCGACTCGCTTCGTTCCTGGCTGAGTGCCGAGCACGAACGAGGTACCAGTAGAACCACACTCGCCCGTCGTGCGGCGGCCGTCAGGGCTTTCACCGCTTGGGCGCATCGCCGGGAGCTGTTGGCGGATGACCCCGGGCCTCGGTTGTCCGTTCCGGGTGGCCCACGTGGGTTGCCGTCCGTCCTTCGCGAGGATCAGGCGGACTCGGCGCTGCGTGCGGCCGCCGCCGGGGCCGAGCAGGAGGACCCCGTGGCGCTACGTGATCACGCGGTGCTCGAACTGCTCTACGCGACCGGTGTGCGGGTCTCCGAACTGTGCGGACTCGACCTGGAGCACATCGATCACGAACGCAGCATGCTGCGCGTAATCGGCAAGGCCGACCGGCAGCGGGCGGTTCCGTTCGGTGTTCCGGCCGCACGTGCCCTGGCCCGTTGGTTGGAGATCGGACGCCCGGAGCTGTCCGGTTCCGCATCGGGGAACGCCCTGCTCCTCGGTGTTCGCGGTGCTCGGCTCAATCCGCGCAGTGTGCGACGTATCGTCCACGACGCCGTCAGCACCGTCCGCGACGCCGGTCGGCTGAGTCCGCACGGTCTGCGTCACTCCGCTGCGACGCATCTTCTCGAAGGAGGCGCGGACCTGCGTAGCGTACAGGAGTTGCTCGGTCACGCTACGCTTTCGACAACGCAGCTCTACACTCACGTGACCGTCGAACGGTTGAAGGCGATCCATGAGCGAACCCACCCCCGTTCCTGA
- a CDS encoding magnesium chelatase family protein (product_source=KO:K07391; cath_funfam=3.30.230.10,3.40.50.300; cog=COG0606; ko=KO:K07391; pfam=PF01078,PF13335,PF13541; smart=SM00382; superfamily=52540,54211; tigrfam=TIGR00368) produces MALHTTWAVALFGVDGVLVEIESDVRSGGIPSVQLLGLPDAALQESKNRVRAAIRNSGEHWPQSCVTLALSPAAMPKTGTSFDTALAMAVLAGAERVPAGRLDGTVFFGELALDGRIRPVSGLVPGLLAAVAGGMRRAVVPLEGLREAGLVERIEILGAETLREVIDWTRGAGELWSGSSPADEGVPRSSPAPDLVDVLGQPEARWALEIAAAGGHHLLMVGPPGTGKTMLAGRLPGLLPELSAPRALETTAVHSVAGELCENATLLRTPPFVAPHHSISLPGLIGGGTGLARPGAVSRAHHGVLFLDEACEWGTKRLESMRTALEEGEIRLSRSEGTLRYPARFQLVMATNPCPCAPARDIDCQCTPHARRKYFSRLSGPLLDRIDLWVRMRPMSTMELPDDESPEPSATVRERVSRAHRTALLRWEKHGWRSNSEVPGPVLRREFPLPDSATRLLDKGLDTGALTARGADRCLRVAWTLSDLDGAERPDVDHVAAALRFRDRTTA; encoded by the coding sequence TTGGCGCTGCACACCACCTGGGCGGTGGCGCTGTTCGGTGTGGACGGTGTGCTGGTCGAGATCGAGTCCGACGTCCGCAGTGGTGGTATTCCCAGTGTTCAGCTGCTGGGGCTGCCGGACGCGGCACTGCAGGAATCGAAGAATCGGGTCCGTGCCGCGATCAGGAACTCCGGGGAGCACTGGCCGCAGTCCTGCGTCACCCTGGCGTTGTCACCGGCCGCCATGCCGAAGACCGGAACCTCGTTCGACACCGCCCTGGCCATGGCGGTACTCGCCGGGGCCGAACGCGTGCCCGCCGGCAGGCTCGACGGAACGGTCTTTTTCGGGGAGCTGGCACTGGACGGTCGTATCCGTCCGGTAAGCGGACTCGTGCCCGGACTGTTGGCAGCCGTCGCGGGTGGGATGCGACGTGCGGTCGTGCCGCTGGAAGGGCTGCGGGAAGCCGGGCTCGTCGAGCGGATCGAGATCCTCGGTGCCGAGACCCTGCGGGAGGTGATCGACTGGACACGGGGCGCCGGAGAGCTGTGGTCCGGTTCCTCCCCGGCGGACGAGGGTGTGCCTCGGTCGTCTCCGGCACCGGATCTGGTCGACGTCCTCGGGCAACCGGAGGCGCGATGGGCACTGGAGATAGCGGCGGCGGGTGGCCATCATCTCCTGATGGTCGGCCCGCCCGGGACGGGCAAGACGATGTTGGCGGGACGCCTGCCCGGCTTGCTTCCGGAACTGTCGGCACCACGGGCTCTGGAGACCACCGCGGTGCACTCCGTCGCGGGTGAACTGTGCGAGAACGCCACACTGCTGCGTACTCCGCCGTTCGTGGCTCCGCACCACTCGATATCCCTTCCCGGCCTGATAGGCGGCGGAACCGGACTCGCCAGACCGGGGGCCGTCAGTCGCGCCCATCACGGGGTGCTGTTCCTGGACGAAGCCTGCGAATGGGGGACGAAACGCCTGGAATCCATGCGGACCGCCCTCGAGGAGGGGGAGATCCGGTTGTCCAGGAGTGAGGGCACCCTGCGCTATCCGGCCCGGTTCCAGCTGGTCATGGCCACCAATCCGTGTCCCTGCGCACCAGCCAGGGACATCGACTGCCAGTGCACACCGCACGCTCGGCGAAAGTACTTCAGCAGGCTTTCCGGGCCGTTGTTGGACCGTATCGACCTGTGGGTGCGGATGCGTCCGATGTCCACGATGGAGCTGCCCGACGACGAATCCCCGGAACCCTCCGCCACGGTGCGCGAGCGGGTCTCAAGGGCACACCGAACCGCTCTCCTGCGGTGGGAGAAGCACGGCTGGCGTTCGAACTCCGAAGTTCCCGGCCCCGTGCTACGACGTGAGTTCCCATTGCCGGACAGTGCCACGAGACTGTTGGACAAAGGACTCGACACGGGTGCGTTGACGGCGAGGGGAGCCGACCGGTGTCTGCGTGTCGCCTGGACGCTGAGTGATCTGGACGGGGCGGAACGCCCCGACGTGGATCACGTGGCCGCCGCCCTGCGGTTCCGTGACAGGACCACCGCATGA